Proteins co-encoded in one Sulfurospirillum arsenophilum NBRC 109478 genomic window:
- a CDS encoding branched-chain amino acid transporter permease: MESSYIIGSIIVATLATYATRIIPFLLFRTREPSPLIKYIELNMPLMIMVILVFYALKDVKWESYPYGLAEIIGVCVAIALHVKFKNALLSIFIATLVYMVLIQKVL, translated from the coding sequence ATGGAAAGTAGTTACATCATTGGAAGCATTATTGTTGCCACTTTAGCGACATATGCTACGCGCATTATTCCGTTTTTACTTTTTCGTACCCGTGAACCATCGCCATTGATTAAGTACATTGAACTCAACATGCCTTTGATGATTATGGTCATTTTAGTGTTTTATGCGCTTAAAGATGTAAAGTGGGAAAGTTACCCGTATGGTTTGGCAGAAATCATTGGGGTTTGTGTTGCGATCGCTTTACATGTAAAGTTTAAAAATGCGCTTCTGAGCATTTTTATCGCAACACTGGTTTATATGGTACTTATTCAAAAAGTGCTTTAA
- the prpC gene encoding bifunctional 2-methylcitrate synthase/citrate synthase produces the protein MEAKEKKKTGGLAGVVAGRSAICTVGTGHGLNYRGYDIYDLAQNATFEEVSYLLTKGVLPTQSELETYKKELIKARALPEALKVVLRTLPKNAHPMDIMRTGCSTLGCLEPEADDFSDQDAKITRLMGIFPSILLYWHHYHINGKEIDTNSSQDTIGGYFLEKLHNKQPSELWIKAMHVSLILYAEHEFNASTFAARIGASTLSDIFSAITGAIGVLRGPLHGGANEAAMELISEYKTASEATKGIHAKLEAKAKIMGFGHRVYVSNDPRNIVIKEWSRKLADDVGNTNIFPISEAIEKVMWDEKKLFPNLDFYSASTYHFMGIPTAYFTPIFVMSRTAGWAAHVVEQRGDNKLIRPNSEYIGPENRAYVDIKNR, from the coding sequence ATGGAAGCAAAAGAGAAGAAAAAAACGGGTGGACTCGCAGGTGTTGTTGCAGGTCGTTCTGCTATTTGTACCGTAGGAACGGGGCATGGGCTTAACTACCGAGGTTATGACATCTACGATCTTGCGCAAAATGCAACTTTTGAAGAGGTCTCTTACCTTTTAACCAAAGGCGTTTTACCAACGCAAAGTGAGCTTGAAACCTATAAAAAAGAACTTATAAAAGCACGTGCATTACCAGAAGCACTCAAAGTGGTTCTTCGCACACTGCCTAAAAATGCTCATCCGATGGATATTATGCGCACAGGCTGTTCAACACTGGGTTGTTTAGAGCCAGAAGCCGATGATTTTAGCGATCAAGATGCAAAAATTACGCGTTTGATGGGCATTTTCCCTTCCATCTTACTTTACTGGCATCATTACCACATCAATGGCAAAGAGATCGATACGAACAGTTCACAAGATACCATCGGTGGTTATTTCCTCGAAAAACTACACAACAAACAACCAAGCGAACTGTGGATCAAAGCGATGCATGTCTCATTGATTCTCTACGCAGAGCATGAGTTTAATGCCTCAACCTTTGCGGCACGCATTGGCGCTTCTACGCTCTCCGACATCTTCTCCGCAATTACAGGCGCTATTGGCGTCCTTAGAGGACCATTGCATGGAGGGGCGAATGAAGCGGCAATGGAGCTTATCTCAGAGTATAAAACTGCCTCTGAAGCGACAAAAGGTATTCATGCCAAACTGGAAGCAAAAGCAAAAATCATGGGCTTTGGTCACCGCGTTTACGTCAGCAACGACCCACGTAACATCGTTATCAAAGAGTGGTCACGTAAACTCGCAGACGATGTGGGCAATACAAACATTTTTCCCATTTCAGAAGCCATTGAAAAAGTAATGTGGGATGAGAAAAAACTCTTTCCAAATCTTGATTTTTACAGCGCTTCAACGTACCATTTTATGGGTATCCCCACAGCGTACTTTACGCCTATCTTTGTCATGAGCCGAACAGCAGGTTGGGCAGCACACGTGGTCGAACAACGCGGTGATAACAAACTCATTCGCCCAAATTCAGAGTACATAGGACCCGAGAACAGAGCCTATGTTGACATTAAAAACAGATAA
- the prpB gene encoding methylisocitrate lyase, which produces MSAGATFRKAVKENHPLQIVGVINAYSAMQAERVGHKALYLSGAGVANASIGLPDLGMTNLEDVCIDVRRITSASSLPLLVDADTGWGGAFNIARSIKELTRAGAAACHIEDQVAQKRCGHRPNKELVSKEEMCDRIKAAMDGKIDDEFVVMARTDAHAMEGQQAALERAQAYVEAGADMIFAEAIHTLEEYKQFTKIIKVPVLANITEFGQTPYFTCKELESVGISMVLYPLSGFRAMNQAALTVFKDILKNGSQKNSIPLMQTRTELYDMLNYHAFEEKIDALFTCKDQK; this is translated from the coding sequence ATCAGCGCAGGAGCTACTTTTAGAAAAGCGGTTAAAGAGAATCATCCGCTTCAAATCGTCGGTGTCATCAACGCCTACAGTGCGATGCAAGCAGAGCGTGTTGGTCATAAAGCCCTTTACCTCAGTGGTGCAGGCGTTGCAAATGCCAGCATCGGACTACCCGATCTTGGTATGACTAACCTAGAAGATGTCTGCATTGATGTTAGACGCATCACAAGCGCAAGCTCATTACCTCTACTAGTCGATGCGGACACGGGTTGGGGTGGAGCTTTTAACATCGCTCGCTCCATCAAAGAACTTACCCGTGCAGGTGCGGCGGCATGTCACATTGAAGACCAAGTGGCACAAAAACGTTGCGGTCATCGTCCCAATAAAGAACTTGTCAGCAAAGAAGAGATGTGTGATCGCATTAAAGCTGCAATGGATGGCAAAATTGATGATGAGTTTGTCGTTATGGCACGCACCGATGCTCATGCTATGGAAGGTCAACAAGCCGCCCTTGAACGTGCTCAGGCATACGTTGAAGCGGGTGCTGACATGATCTTTGCAGAAGCCATTCATACACTTGAAGAGTACAAACAATTTACCAAAATCATCAAAGTACCTGTGCTTGCCAACATCACCGAATTTGGTCAAACACCCTACTTTACATGTAAAGAGTTAGAGTCCGTTGGCATCTCTATGGTGCTCTACCCACTCTCAGGTTTTCGTGCGATGAATCAAGCAGCCTTAACCGTCTTTAAAGACATCTTGAAAAATGGCAGTCAGAAAAATTCGATCCCGCTCATGCAAACGCGTACAGAGCTTTACGACATGTTGAACTACCACGCTTTCGAAGAAAAAATAGACGCTCTGTTTACATGTAAAGATCAAAAATAA
- a CDS encoding zinc ribbon domain-containing protein YjdM yields MQLPACPKCNCEYTYEDGEMIICPECAHEWSKNAASNEENTSVIKDAHGAILADGDTVVVIKDLKLKGSSAVIKGGTKVKNIRLNYESDHNLDCKVDGIGAMGLKSEFVKKA; encoded by the coding sequence ATGCAACTACCTGCTTGCCCTAAATGTAACTGTGAATATACCTATGAAGATGGTGAAATGATCATCTGTCCTGAATGCGCCCACGAGTGGTCTAAAAATGCTGCTTCAAACGAAGAGAATACATCTGTCATCAAAGATGCACACGGCGCTATTTTAGCGGATGGTGATACCGTTGTGGTCATAAAAGACCTTAAACTCAAAGGCTCTTCTGCGGTGATTAAAGGTGGTACAAAAGTTAAAAATATCCGTTTAAACTATGAGAGCGACCACAATCTTGACTGTAAAGTCGATGGTATCGGTGCGATGGGGCTTAAATCGGAATTTGTTAAAAAGGCTTAA
- a CDS encoding winged helix-turn-helix transcriptional regulator, translating to MENFSDKYEKCPMYYAMSILEGKWKWIILWKISESKVIRYNRLKEMLQPIAHKTLSQQLKELERNNIIHREQYNQVPPKVEYSLTQEGETLIPILSLMYQWGKEHMKPGEALDGESCLSS from the coding sequence ATGGAAAATTTCAGTGATAAATACGAAAAATGTCCTATGTATTATGCGATGTCGATTTTGGAGGGAAAGTGGAAGTGGATTATTTTGTGGAAGATATCTGAATCAAAAGTCATTCGCTACAATCGCTTAAAAGAGATGTTACAGCCCATTGCACACAAAACATTAAGCCAACAGCTCAAAGAGTTAGAGCGTAATAACATTATTCACAGGGAACAGTACAATCAAGTACCTCCGAAAGTGGAATACTCACTCACGCAAGAGGGCGAAACGCTCATACCTATTTTAAGTTTAATGTATCAGTGGGGAAAAGAGCATATGAAACCAGGTGAGGCGCTTGATGGAGAATCGTGTTTAAGCTCATAA
- the rpoD gene encoding RNA polymerase sigma factor RpoD: MASKELYTALEELFAENEKAYVTYENVMDLFIKPPTPANVKKLMTLLEKYKVTLISSAEIAKMRNKEEARRREEERQKIKDDALEEEFDLASEKELLEWSRSDSPVRMYLREMGQISLLTKDEEIDISKKIEFGEDIIIDAFCSVPYLIDFILDYKEALINRERRVKELFKTFEDDSDDGDDEEEFDEEDGEEGEEKKTFSKKDNTRTEKVIESFKSLEKAKKDWLKSLTRPPEENLDDAEEMMNYDLGLAYKKKLLKDALMDLGPTSKLINELVKSMETALKSDFEFDKELKRLEYRLPLFNDTLRENHVKLLTSIVDLNKEDITTMVPEATMVSTYMEIKKLFQTKEASKQGFDLDPEKLKEVLEQIKRGKKIADESKTRMAKSNLRLVVSIAKRYTNRGLPFLDLIQEGNIGLMKAVDKFEYKKGYKFSTYATWWIRQAISRAIADQARTIRIPIHMIETINRINKIIRKHLQEEGKEPDIETIALEVGLSADKVKNVIKITKEPISLEAPIGNEDDGKFGDFVEDKTSVAPLDFILKSDLKDQIDEVLDQLNDREKAVIRMRFGLMHDESDRTLEEIGKELNVTRERVRQIESSAIKKLKHPKVGRKLKNYIES, from the coding sequence ATGGCTTCAAAAGAACTCTATACAGCATTAGAAGAACTTTTTGCAGAAAATGAAAAAGCATACGTCACTTACGAAAACGTAATGGATCTTTTTATCAAGCCTCCAACCCCTGCAAATGTTAAAAAACTAATGACCCTTTTAGAAAAATACAAAGTCACCTTAATCTCTTCTGCTGAAATTGCCAAAATGCGCAACAAAGAAGAAGCGAGAAGAAGAGAAGAAGAGCGCCAAAAAATCAAAGATGATGCTCTTGAAGAAGAGTTTGACCTTGCCAGCGAAAAAGAACTCCTAGAGTGGTCACGCAGTGATAGCCCTGTTAGAATGTATCTTCGTGAAATGGGACAAATCTCACTTCTAACCAAAGATGAAGAGATCGACATCAGTAAAAAAATCGAATTCGGTGAAGATATCATCATCGATGCGTTCTGTTCCGTTCCTTACCTTATCGACTTTATTCTAGACTATAAAGAAGCACTGATCAACCGTGAACGTCGTGTAAAAGAGCTTTTCAAAACCTTTGAAGATGACAGCGATGATGGTGATGATGAAGAAGAGTTTGACGAAGAAGATGGTGAAGAAGGTGAAGAGAAAAAAACCTTCTCAAAAAAAGACAACACGAGAACTGAAAAAGTTATCGAGAGCTTTAAGTCATTAGAGAAAGCGAAAAAAGATTGGCTCAAAAGTCTTACAAGACCACCTGAAGAGAATTTAGATGATGCTGAAGAGATGATGAACTACGATCTTGGTTTGGCGTACAAAAAGAAACTTCTTAAAGACGCATTGATGGATCTAGGGCCTACCAGTAAGCTCATTAACGAACTTGTAAAATCTATGGAAACAGCGCTTAAAAGTGACTTTGAGTTCGATAAAGAGCTTAAGCGTTTAGAGTACCGTTTACCACTTTTCAATGATACACTCAGAGAAAATCACGTTAAACTTTTGACGAGCATTGTTGATCTTAACAAAGAAGACATCACCACAATGGTTCCTGAAGCCACAATGGTTTCTACCTATATGGAGATCAAAAAGCTTTTCCAAACCAAGGAAGCGAGTAAACAAGGTTTCGATCTTGATCCTGAAAAACTCAAAGAAGTTCTTGAGCAGATCAAACGGGGTAAGAAAATTGCTGACGAGTCTAAAACCCGTATGGCAAAATCAAACTTACGTCTGGTTGTTTCCATTGCAAAACGTTACACCAACAGAGGTTTACCATTCTTGGATCTTATTCAAGAAGGAAATATCGGTTTGATGAAAGCGGTTGATAAATTTGAGTACAAAAAAGGCTACAAATTCTCGACTTACGCCACATGGTGGATTCGCCAAGCCATTTCACGTGCCATTGCTGATCAAGCGCGTACGATTCGTATTCCGATCCACATGATCGAGACAATCAACCGTATCAATAAGATCATTCGTAAACACCTTCAAGAAGAAGGTAAAGAGCCTGACATCGAAACCATCGCTTTAGAAGTGGGTTTGAGTGCCGATAAAGTTAAAAACGTCATCAAAATCACCAAAGAGCCTATTTCGTTGGAAGCACCTATTGGTAATGAAGACGATGGTAAATTTGGCGATTTTGTTGAAGATAAAACCTCTGTTGCACCGCTTGATTTCATCTTGAAATCGGATCTTAAAGATCAGATCGATGAAGTACTCGATCAACTCAATGACAGAGAAAAAGCGGTTATTCGTATGCGTTTTGGTTTAATGCACGATGAGAGTGATAGAACGCTCGAAGAGATTGGTAAAGAGCTTAACGTAACGCGTGAGCGTGTTCGCCAGATCGAAAGTTCTGCGATTAAAAAACTGAAACATCCTAAAGTGGGACGTAAACTTAAAAACTACATCGAAAGTTAA
- the prpD gene encoding 2-methylcitrate dehydratase, which yields MSTDMGILDTKRPEFDPLLTDIARYASEFAIKSDDAYDTARYCLMDTLGCGLLALKFPQCTKLLGPVVPGASMPQLGAKVPGTSYQLDPERAAFNVGAMVRWLDFNDTWLAAEWGHPSDNLGAIWAVGDYISRRNISEGKAPLKVKDILTAMIKAHEIQGILALENCFNKEGMDHVLLVRVASTAVAAAMLGGTFEEIRNAVSHAWVDGGALRCYRHAPNTGSRKSWAAGDASSRGVNLALKALAGEMGYPSALSAKFWGYEDVKMGGKKLTIPQPFGSYVMEQVLFKISFPAEFHAQTAVECAVKLHNEVKEKLDTIEKIVITTQESGHRIINKVGPLANPADRDHCIQYMVAIPLIYGTLVAEHYEDLYANDPRVDKLRDKMEVVVDARYTKEYLEADKRSIANAVQIFYKDGSKSEKVEVEYPIGHKRRRVEGIPLLISKFKHNLAGRLSPKQCATIERACENQATLEAMNFNEFSDLFAL from the coding sequence ATGAGTACAGATATGGGTATTTTAGATACCAAGCGACCAGAATTTGATCCACTTTTAACGGACATCGCACGCTATGCTTCTGAATTTGCCATTAAAAGCGATGATGCTTACGATACAGCGCGTTACTGTTTGATGGACACCCTAGGATGTGGGCTTTTGGCCCTTAAATTTCCTCAATGTACCAAACTTTTAGGACCTGTGGTTCCAGGGGCTTCTATGCCACAATTAGGTGCAAAAGTACCGGGTACTTCGTACCAACTCGATCCTGAGCGTGCCGCATTTAACGTGGGTGCGATGGTACGATGGCTTGATTTTAACGACACATGGTTAGCCGCTGAATGGGGACATCCTAGCGATAACTTAGGCGCCATTTGGGCGGTGGGCGATTACATCAGCCGTCGCAATATCAGCGAGGGCAAAGCACCCCTTAAAGTCAAAGACATTTTAACTGCGATGATCAAAGCGCATGAAATTCAAGGTATTTTAGCGCTTGAAAATTGCTTCAACAAAGAAGGTATGGATCACGTTCTTTTAGTCCGTGTAGCTTCCACGGCTGTTGCTGCAGCAATGCTTGGCGGAACGTTTGAAGAGATCAGAAATGCTGTCTCACATGCATGGGTCGATGGTGGAGCACTTCGTTGTTATCGCCATGCGCCCAATACAGGTTCTCGTAAATCATGGGCTGCAGGCGATGCCAGCAGTCGTGGTGTGAATCTTGCCCTTAAAGCACTCGCAGGCGAGATGGGTTATCCTTCCGCTCTCAGTGCAAAATTTTGGGGTTACGAGGATGTCAAAATGGGCGGGAAGAAACTCACCATTCCACAACCATTTGGCAGTTACGTGATGGAGCAAGTGCTGTTTAAAATCAGCTTCCCAGCCGAATTTCACGCCCAAACAGCGGTTGAGTGTGCAGTAAAACTTCATAATGAAGTCAAAGAGAAACTTGATACCATTGAAAAAATCGTCATTACCACTCAAGAGTCAGGTCATCGCATCATCAACAAAGTAGGCCCTCTAGCAAATCCAGCCGATCGTGACCACTGCATTCAGTATATGGTCGCCATTCCACTGATTTATGGTACCTTAGTAGCAGAACACTATGAAGATCTTTATGCAAACGATCCTCGTGTCGATAAACTTCGCGATAAAATGGAAGTTGTTGTGGACGCGCGTTACACCAAAGAGTACCTTGAAGCCGATAAACGCTCCATAGCCAATGCCGTGCAAATCTTCTACAAAGATGGTAGCAAAAGCGAAAAAGTCGAAGTCGAGTACCCCATCGGACATAAACGAAGACGCGTCGAGGGCATTCCTCTTTTGATCTCAAAATTCAAACACAATCTAGCAGGAAGACTCAGCCCAAAACAGTGTGCAACCATAGAAAGAGCATGTGAAAATCAAGCAACTCTAGAAGCCATGAATTTTAACGAATTTAGTGATCTCTTTGCACTTTAA
- a CDS encoding flagellar hook-basal body protein, protein MQSSYYSVTGAMVTQFNKLDVISNNLANLNTTAFKRDDVVVGDFKRIFQEYKDEMPLRDNTKEASKFINAVGTRVPQVVEEYIKYDQGAIKNTGNTLDFALKRDDAFFMVETPNGIRLTQNGSFSFNSAGVLTTKEGYPVLPATYFQNQQYITIPDDGELRVDQSGGIYNRDDELGRLYIVESDDVKSLIKEGASLYKFKSTDELTELTDGSLVMQGFLETSNINPVSEMVGLIETNRFVDMYQKVMKSHMNDLNSEAISKLASTKA, encoded by the coding sequence ATGCAAAGCAGCTATTACAGCGTAACGGGAGCGATGGTCACACAGTTTAATAAACTGGATGTCATCTCCAACAATCTTGCCAATTTAAATACCACAGCGTTCAAAAGAGATGATGTTGTTGTGGGTGATTTTAAACGTATTTTTCAAGAATACAAAGATGAGATGCCCCTTCGTGACAATACCAAAGAAGCAAGCAAGTTTATCAATGCCGTTGGAACAAGAGTGCCTCAAGTGGTTGAAGAGTATATTAAATACGACCAAGGTGCAATTAAAAACACGGGTAATACGCTTGATTTTGCACTAAAGCGTGATGATGCCTTTTTTATGGTGGAGACTCCTAATGGTATTCGTTTAACACAAAATGGTTCTTTCTCTTTTAACAGTGCAGGTGTTTTAACTACAAAAGAGGGGTATCCTGTTTTACCCGCAACCTATTTTCAAAATCAACAGTACATTACAATACCTGATGATGGCGAGTTAAGAGTCGATCAAAGCGGTGGAATTTATAACCGAGACGATGAACTTGGACGTCTTTACATTGTTGAAAGTGATGATGTCAAGTCACTCATCAAAGAGGGCGCTAGCCTTTATAAATTCAAAAGTACCGATGAATTAACCGAACTGACAGATGGAAGTTTGGTGATGCAAGGCTTTTTGGAAACCAGTAATATCAATCCTGTCAGTGAAATGGTTGGGCTGATTGAAACCAATAGATTTGTAGATATGTATCAAAAAGTTATGAAATCGCATATGAATGACCTCAATTCAGAAGCTATCTCTAAACTCGCCTCGACTAAAGCATAA
- the flgG gene encoding flagellar basal-body rod protein FlgG, translating to MIRSLYTAATGMIAQQTQIDTTSNNISNVNTIGYKKQRAEFADLMYQTMTYAGTSTSGTSVSPTGIEIGLGVRPTAIAKIFTQGNFKETGNSLDMAITGNGFFQILLPDGTTGYTRNGSFKLDADGNVINSDGYQMIPQLTIPADATQITIGVDGMVSVLQAGATATQQIGQIELANFINPAGLHSLGDNNFINTSASGDPIVSNPGLNGLGQTRQQFVEMSNVQLVEEMTDLITGQRAYEANSKAITTSDEMLQTVNALKQ from the coding sequence ATGATTCGATCACTTTATACTGCCGCAACGGGAATGATTGCCCAACAAACGCAGATTGATACCACATCAAACAATATTTCAAACGTTAACACGATTGGTTATAAGAAGCAACGTGCTGAGTTTGCGGATTTGATGTACCAAACCATGACGTATGCTGGAACGTCAACCAGTGGTACTTCGGTTTCACCAACAGGTATTGAAATCGGTCTGGGTGTTCGTCCAACTGCTATTGCAAAGATATTTACACAAGGTAACTTTAAAGAGACAGGTAACTCGTTGGATATGGCGATTACAGGAAATGGTTTCTTCCAAATTTTGCTTCCCGATGGAACAACGGGCTATACTAGAAATGGTTCGTTTAAATTGGATGCTGATGGTAATGTCATCAACAGCGATGGTTATCAAATGATACCCCAGTTAACAATCCCTGCGGATGCGACACAAATTACCATTGGTGTGGATGGTATGGTCTCCGTCCTTCAAGCAGGTGCAACTGCGACTCAGCAAATTGGTCAAATTGAACTTGCCAACTTTATCAATCCAGCAGGTCTTCACTCTTTAGGCGATAATAACTTTATTAATACAAGTGCGTCAGGTGATCCCATTGTCAGTAACCCTGGTCTTAATGGTCTTGGTCAAACAAGACAGCAATTTGTTGAGATGAGTAACGTTCAATTGGTTGAAGAGATGACGGACTTAATTACAGGTCAACGTGCGTATGAGGCAAACTCAAAAGCGATTACGACCAGTGATGAGATGCTTCAAACTGTTAACGCCTTGAAACAATAA
- a CDS encoding AzlC family ABC transporter permease, whose protein sequence is MNFLTIFKLTIPVMMGYIPLGMAFGLLLSKLLIPWYYAFFMSAFIYAGSGQFLLLTLFASQATILEIGIATFLLNLRHTFYGLSMISTFKGFSWKKHYLIFGLTDETFALLKTSEVPEVNREKAYLLISVLNQCYWIIGSVVGAMLGNILPFNYEGIEFSLTALFVVLSIELYKKNRLHKPFFVALIIGLFGMILFPPQKMLILSLCAAAFVLVVFKRSMENGK, encoded by the coding sequence ATGAATTTTTTGACAATTTTTAAACTCACAATCCCTGTTATGATGGGCTATATTCCTCTTGGTATGGCTTTTGGACTGCTGCTTTCAAAGCTTTTGATCCCGTGGTATTACGCCTTTTTTATGAGTGCTTTTATCTATGCGGGCTCGGGGCAGTTTTTACTGCTCACGCTTTTTGCTTCACAAGCGACTATTTTAGAGATTGGCATCGCCACTTTTTTGCTCAACCTTCGCCATACGTTTTACGGTCTTTCAATGATTTCGACCTTTAAAGGTTTTTCATGGAAAAAGCATTATCTTATTTTTGGTCTGACCGATGAGACATTTGCACTCTTGAAAACCAGTGAAGTGCCGGAAGTTAATCGCGAAAAAGCCTATTTACTGATTAGCGTTTTAAACCAATGTTATTGGATTATAGGAAGTGTTGTGGGGGCTATGCTTGGTAATATACTGCCCTTTAATTATGAAGGCATCGAGTTTTCATTGACAGCTCTTTTTGTGGTGCTTTCCATTGAGTTGTATAAGAAAAATAGACTGCATAAGCCCTTTTTTGTGGCACTCATTATTGGGTTGTTTGGCATGATTTTATTTCCACCGCAAAAGATGCTGATTTTATCACTTTGCGCCGCTGCATTTGTATTGGTTGTTTTTAAGAGGAGTATGGAAAATGGAAAGTAG
- a CDS encoding propionyl-CoA synthetase — translation MSSKYESTYKESIENPEKFWAQAATKVHWYHQWDKVLDVVDNHYRWFVGGCMNSCYNALDLHIDNGRGDQLAIIYDSPVTDTKKTYTYRELRQRVSKTASILVNKGVVKGDRVVIYMPMIPEAVIAMLACARIGAIHSVVFGGFAAHELATRIDDAKPRVIISASCGIEISKLIKYKPLLDEAIKQSTHKPTTCLIWQRPQERANMLPWRDIDWEVEEEKAGLVECVPVDATDPLYILYTSGTTGKPKGVIRSNGGHSVAMKWSMDNVYNAKPGDVFWAASDVGWVVGHSYIVYGPLMNGCTTVVYEGKPVRTPNPGAFWRVCDEYKVNILFAAPTAFRAIKKEDSQGEWVKKYDLSSLKSIFLAGERCDSDTLEWITKITNKPAIDHWWQTETGWAIAANPMGLDPMPIKAGSPTKPMPGFNLKVLDEQGKECKPNQLGNLVLKLPLPPSCLMSIWSDDTRYKKSYLSFYPGYYLTGDSGYIDEDGYVWVMGRMDGVINVAGHRLSTGEMEEVISKHPDVAECAVIGVDDELKGEVPMAFVVLKDGIERDHRSIADGVVQLVREEIGAVAALKLATVIEKLPKTRSGKILRATMRSMADGKEWSVPSTIEDESVLPEIQKSIEKLGYPIPKKGKK, via the coding sequence GTGTCATCGAAGTATGAGTCAACCTACAAAGAATCCATTGAAAACCCAGAGAAATTTTGGGCACAAGCGGCGACGAAAGTCCATTGGTATCACCAATGGGATAAAGTCTTAGATGTAGTCGATAACCACTATAGATGGTTTGTTGGCGGGTGCATGAACAGCTGTTACAATGCGCTGGATTTGCACATAGATAACGGTAGAGGTGACCAACTTGCCATTATCTACGACTCACCTGTTACAGATACCAAAAAGACTTATACCTATAGAGAGCTTCGTCAAAGAGTCTCTAAAACCGCTTCCATTCTTGTGAACAAAGGTGTGGTAAAAGGGGATCGTGTTGTCATTTATATGCCGATGATTCCTGAAGCAGTCATCGCCATGCTCGCATGTGCACGTATTGGTGCTATTCACTCTGTTGTCTTTGGTGGATTTGCAGCGCACGAACTAGCCACTCGAATTGACGATGCCAAACCACGCGTCATCATCAGTGCCTCGTGCGGTATCGAAATCAGTAAGCTCATCAAATACAAACCTCTTTTGGATGAAGCGATCAAACAATCAACCCATAAACCAACCACCTGCCTTATCTGGCAACGTCCGCAAGAGAGAGCCAATATGCTTCCATGGCGTGACATTGACTGGGAAGTCGAAGAGGAAAAAGCAGGCTTGGTCGAGTGTGTCCCTGTGGATGCGACTGATCCTCTCTACATTCTTTACACTTCTGGAACAACGGGTAAGCCTAAAGGTGTTATCCGCTCCAATGGCGGTCACTCGGTTGCCATGAAATGGTCGATGGACAATGTTTATAACGCCAAACCGGGCGATGTCTTTTGGGCAGCCAGTGATGTGGGTTGGGTCGTAGGACACTCGTACATCGTCTATGGTCCACTCATGAATGGCTGTACCACCGTCGTTTATGAAGGAAAGCCTGTACGAACGCCAAATCCAGGAGCTTTTTGGAGAGTCTGCGATGAGTACAAAGTCAATATTCTTTTCGCAGCACCTACCGCATTTCGTGCGATCAAAAAAGAAGACAGCCAAGGCGAATGGGTTAAAAAATACGACCTCAGCTCCCTAAAAAGCATCTTTCTTGCGGGTGAACGCTGTGACAGCGATACGCTTGAATGGATCACTAAAATTACCAATAAACCAGCCATTGATCACTGGTGGCAAACCGAAACGGGTTGGGCAATTGCCGCCAATCCTATGGGACTTGATCCGATGCCTATAAAAGCGGGTTCTCCAACTAAGCCTATGCCAGGGTTTAACCTCAAAGTCCTCGATGAACAAGGTAAAGAGTGTAAACCAAACCAACTGGGCAACTTGGTACTCAAACTCCCTCTTCCGCCTTCATGCTTAATGAGTATTTGGTCGGATGACACACGCTATAAAAAATCTTACCTTAGCTTTTACCCAGGCTACTACCTCACAGGCGATAGCGGCTACATCGATGAAGATGGTTATGTGTGGGTTATGGGTAGGATGGATGGCGTTATCAACGTCGCAGGACACCGTCTCTCTACGGGTGAAATGGAAGAAGTCATCTCCAAACATCCCGATGTGGCTGAGTGTGCGGTTATCGGTGTGGATGATGAACTTAAAGGTGAAGTGCCGATGGCATTTGTCGTTTTAAAAGATGGCATCGAGCGCGATCATCGCTCCATTGCTGATGGTGTGGTGCAATTGGTACGTGAAGAGATCGGTGCGGTTGCGGCACTTAAACTGGCTACCGTGATCGAAAAACTTCCTAAAACACGTAGTGGTAAGATACTAAGAGCTACCATGCGTTCCATGGCGGATGGTAAAGAGTGGAGTGTTCCCTCCACCATTGAAGATGAAAGTGTACTACCTGAAATTCAAAAATCAATCGAAAAACTGGGATACCCAATCCCTAAAAAAGGAAAAAAATGA